Proteins from a single region of Polynucleobacter sp. KF022:
- the glnA gene encoding type I glutamate--ammonia ligase, with protein sequence MTKTVADVMKLVKEKECTFVDFRFVDTKGKEQHTTVPISAFDEDKFESGHAFDGSSIAGWKGIEASDMLLKPDPTAAYIDPFYEEPTLVLTCDVIEPADGKGYDRDPRSIAKRAEAYLKSTGLGDTAYFGPEPEFFIFDGVRWGADMQGCFVKIDSEEAPWSSSKEIEGGNTGHRPGKKGGYFPVAPVDTFQDMRSEMCLILESLGIPVEVHHHEVAGQGQNELGTKFSTLVQRADWTIWQKYVVQNVAHAYGKTATFMPKPVVGDNGSGMHVHQSIWKNGENLFAGNGYAGLSEFALFYIGGIIKHAKALNAITNPGTNSYKRLVPGFEAPVKLAYSARNRSASIRIPHVPNPKGRRIETRFPDPLANPYLCFSALMMAGLDGVQNKIHPGEAADKNLYDLPPEEDAKIPTVCASLEEALDALKKDHEFLTRGGVFTESMIDAYINLKMEDVTRFRMTTHPIEFDMYYSL encoded by the coding sequence ATGACGAAGACCGTCGCTGATGTGATGAAGTTAGTTAAAGAGAAAGAATGTACTTTCGTTGATTTCCGCTTTGTAGACACAAAGGGTAAAGAACAGCACACGACAGTTCCTATCTCTGCTTTTGACGAAGATAAATTTGAGAGTGGTCATGCATTTGACGGTTCCTCTATCGCTGGCTGGAAGGGTATTGAAGCATCTGATATGTTGCTCAAACCAGATCCAACAGCTGCTTATATCGATCCATTCTATGAAGAGCCAACTTTGGTGTTGACTTGTGACGTGATCGAGCCAGCTGATGGCAAAGGTTACGACCGTGACCCACGTTCTATTGCTAAGCGCGCTGAAGCGTATTTGAAGAGCACTGGCTTGGGCGACACAGCTTACTTTGGTCCAGAGCCAGAGTTCTTTATTTTTGACGGCGTGCGTTGGGGTGCCGACATGCAGGGTTGCTTCGTGAAGATTGATTCAGAAGAAGCTCCATGGTCTTCATCAAAAGAAATCGAAGGCGGCAACACTGGCCACCGTCCAGGTAAAAAAGGCGGCTACTTCCCAGTTGCTCCAGTAGATACATTCCAAGACATGCGTTCTGAAATGTGTTTGATTCTTGAATCATTGGGCATTCCAGTTGAAGTTCATCACCATGAAGTTGCTGGTCAAGGCCAAAACGAATTGGGTACAAAGTTCAGCACATTGGTGCAACGCGCTGACTGGACTATCTGGCAGAAGTACGTTGTTCAAAACGTAGCTCATGCTTACGGTAAGACAGCAACCTTTATGCCTAAGCCAGTAGTTGGCGATAACGGTTCTGGTATGCACGTTCACCAATCCATTTGGAAGAACGGCGAGAACTTGTTTGCTGGCAACGGCTACGCAGGCTTGTCAGAATTCGCATTGTTCTACATTGGCGGCATCATCAAGCACGCTAAAGCATTGAATGCGATTACTAACCCAGGTACAAACTCTTACAAGCGTTTGGTACCAGGCTTTGAAGCCCCGGTGAAGTTGGCTTATTCAGCACGTAACCGTTCTGCTTCAATCCGTATTCCACACGTTCCAAATCCTAAGGGTCGTCGTATCGAGACTCGCTTCCCAGATCCATTGGCTAACCCATACCTCTGCTTCTCTGCATTGATGATGGCTGGTTTGGATGGTGTTCAAAACAAGATTCATCCAGGCGAAGCTGCTGACAAGAACCTGTATGACTTGCCACCAGAAGAAGACGCAAAGATCCCAACCGTTTGCGCAAGCTTGGAAGAGGCATTGGATGCATTGAAGAAAGATCACGAGTTCTTGACTCGCGGTGGTGTATTCACTGAGTCCATGATTGATGCATATATCAATTTGAAGATGGAAGATGTCACGCGTTTCCGTATGACTACCCATCCTATCGAATTTGATATGTACTACTCCCTGTAA
- the ntrC gene encoding nitrogen regulation protein NR(I) translates to MKPIWIVDDDQSIRWVLEKALSRENIPHKSFSNPNDVLNALEKESPQVLISDIRMPRGNGLDLLQHVKASHPNLPVIIMTAYSDLDSAVSSFQGGAFEYLTKPFDVEKAVELIHRAVEQGIRNDSGAKELTAWRQDATEIIGQAPAMQEIFRAIGRLAQSNATVLITGESGTGKELVAHALHKHSPCAKGPFIALSTSAVPKDLLESELFGHERGAFPGAQTLRRGRFEQADGGTLFLGEVGDLPFDLQTRLLRVLSDGHFYRIGGQDPIKANVRIIASTHQNLDARVAAGLFREDLLHRLNVIRLRMPSLRERSEDIPMLARHFMLSCAKSLGVDPKKLSDEVLKEISAMPFPGNVRQLENLCHWLTVMTPANVIGASDLPADIVAEASEQPVILHGESSPSNPAAKVASGDWESGLGRLAVKMLQDGDKEVFDALTARFEKAVLQAALEVTRGRRVEAAHRLGIGRNTITRKLQELGIDD, encoded by the coding sequence ATGAAACCAATTTGGATCGTCGACGATGATCAATCCATTCGTTGGGTCTTAGAAAAAGCGTTATCGCGTGAGAATATTCCGCATAAGAGCTTCTCTAATCCAAATGATGTTCTGAATGCTTTGGAAAAAGAATCTCCGCAAGTATTGATTTCGGATATCCGGATGCCCCGCGGTAATGGGTTAGATCTCTTGCAGCATGTGAAGGCTAGCCATCCGAATTTACCGGTCATTATTATGACGGCATACTCCGATTTAGACTCAGCTGTTTCTTCATTTCAAGGTGGCGCATTTGAATATCTCACCAAACCATTTGATGTCGAAAAAGCTGTAGAGCTGATCCATCGTGCTGTAGAGCAGGGCATACGCAATGACTCTGGCGCTAAAGAATTAACTGCATGGCGCCAAGATGCCACTGAGATCATCGGTCAAGCACCAGCCATGCAAGAGATTTTCCGTGCGATTGGCCGTTTGGCTCAATCTAATGCGACAGTCCTTATTACCGGCGAGTCTGGTACCGGTAAAGAGTTGGTAGCTCATGCATTGCATAAGCATAGCCCTTGCGCCAAGGGACCATTTATCGCTCTGAGTACATCAGCAGTTCCAAAAGATTTATTGGAGTCTGAGTTGTTTGGCCATGAGCGCGGCGCTTTCCCGGGTGCGCAAACCTTGCGTCGTGGTCGCTTTGAGCAAGCTGACGGCGGCACATTGTTTTTAGGTGAAGTAGGCGATCTACCATTTGACTTGCAGACCCGTTTGCTCCGAGTTTTGTCTGATGGTCATTTTTATCGTATCGGTGGCCAAGATCCGATCAAGGCTAATGTACGCATCATTGCTTCTACCCATCAGAACCTAGATGCTCGTGTAGCCGCAGGGCTGTTCCGCGAAGATTTATTACATCGCTTAAATGTCATTCGTCTGCGCATGCCTTCATTGCGTGAGCGTAGCGAGGATATCCCGATGTTGGCTCGGCACTTTATGCTCAGCTGCGCAAAATCTCTAGGAGTTGATCCTAAAAAGCTTTCTGATGAGGTATTAAAAGAAATCAGTGCCATGCCATTTCCAGGAAATGTTCGCCAGCTGGAGAATTTGTGTCACTGGTTAACGGTAATGACGCCCGCGAATGTGATCGGCGCAAGTGACCTACCTGCAGATATCGTTGCAGAAGCTAGCGAGCAACCCGTCATTCTTCATGGCGAATCCTCGCCAAGTAATCCTGCTGCTAAAGTTGCCTCAGGTGACTGGGAGAGCGGCTTAGGACGCCTTGCGGTGAAGATGTTGCAAGATGGCGATAAGGAAGTCTTTGATGCCCTAACTGCGCGTTTTGAAAAAGCGGTATTACAAGCTGCGCTTGAAGTCACGCGCGGTAGAAGAGTGGAGGCCGCTCATCGTCTAGGAATCGGGCGCAATACCATTACCCGTAAGTTACAAGAGTTGGGAATCGATGACTGA
- the glnL gene encoding nitrogen regulation protein NR(II): protein MSAGLLRNSFKGAASAAPFFPTLLDQMPNAIVVFEAETQQLVYVNPAAESALDLSRKSLEGQSVHNLFGDNEALRVMIGEVKQGHVLAQRQEMILHSLPGSIHHESIPAHVVVAVLEDPTLIMMEWFPIDQQLRSERDERVTQQVEANKQLMRNLAHEIKNPLGGIRGAAQLLEFELPDKSLREYTQVIIKESDRLQTLVDRLLAPHRKAHVMESFNVHEALERVRSLVLAEFPKGLKIIRNYDTSLPDVLGDREQLIQATLNIVHNAAQALSEEIQNGVAQIELKTRVARSVTIAKHRYKLAMDLHVIDNGPGIPEEIIERIFFPLVSGREGGSGLGLTLAQTFVQQHQGFIACNSRPGRTDFHIQIPYRRQEKAS from the coding sequence TTGAGCGCAGGTTTGTTGCGCAATTCGTTCAAGGGAGCAGCTTCGGCTGCTCCTTTTTTTCCGACATTGCTCGATCAGATGCCCAATGCCATCGTGGTATTTGAGGCTGAGACCCAACAATTGGTGTACGTGAACCCAGCTGCCGAGTCAGCTTTGGACCTTTCGCGTAAATCACTCGAGGGTCAATCTGTGCACAATTTATTTGGAGATAACGAAGCATTAAGGGTCATGATTGGCGAAGTGAAGCAAGGACATGTTTTGGCGCAGCGCCAAGAAATGATCCTGCATTCATTGCCTGGCAGTATTCATCATGAGTCAATACCGGCACACGTAGTTGTAGCGGTCCTCGAGGATCCTACCCTCATCATGATGGAGTGGTTTCCGATTGATCAGCAGTTGCGTAGTGAGCGCGATGAACGCGTGACGCAGCAAGTTGAGGCAAACAAACAGTTAATGCGTAACTTGGCGCATGAAATTAAAAACCCATTGGGTGGCATTCGTGGAGCGGCTCAGTTGCTGGAGTTCGAATTACCAGACAAAAGTTTGCGAGAGTACACCCAAGTCATCATTAAAGAATCTGATCGTTTGCAGACCTTAGTTGATCGACTCTTAGCACCTCATCGTAAGGCGCATGTGATGGAGTCCTTCAATGTGCACGAAGCATTAGAGCGCGTTCGCAGCTTGGTTTTGGCTGAGTTTCCAAAGGGGCTCAAAATTATTCGTAATTACGATACGAGTCTGCCAGATGTATTGGGAGACCGTGAGCAGTTGATTCAGGCAACTCTTAATATTGTTCATAACGCTGCACAAGCACTTTCTGAAGAGATTCAAAATGGTGTTGCGCAAATTGAGCTTAAGACCCGTGTGGCACGTTCTGTCACAATCGCTAAGCATCGCTACAAGTTAGCCATGGACTTACATGTCATTGATAACGGCCCGGGCATCCCGGAAGAAATTATTGAGCGCATCTTCTTCCCCTTAGTTTCAGGCAGGGAAGGTGGTAGCGGCCTTGGTCTTACCTTGGCACAAACCTTTGTTCAGCAGCATCAGGGCTTTATTGCTTGTAATAGCCGTCCTGGGCGCACTGATTTTCATATTCAAATTCCATACCGTAGGCAGGAGAAAGCATCATGA
- a CDS encoding molybdopterin-binding protein, translating to MKKVEVDVTNGATVALRRFGLIVIGDEILSGRRQDKHMSKLIELLNERGLSLAWAKYVADDPEQITATLKASFANGDVVFSTGGIGATPDDHTRQCAALALGTKIELHPTARELIAGRIQSMAEGDPIKSDLSTPENQHRFKMGEFPIGSEIIPNPYNQIPGFRIQEHHFVPGFPVMAAPMMAWCLDTHYKDLFHQENWAEQSFIVPKGIESTLTPLMERIEANFPGVKVFSLPSVGDATRGGVYAQRHIELGIKGNANLLESAWIALRAGTQELGYEIHDIS from the coding sequence ATGAAGAAAGTTGAAGTAGATGTGACTAATGGAGCAACCGTGGCACTGCGCCGCTTTGGTTTAATTGTCATTGGCGATGAGATTCTCTCTGGGCGTCGCCAAGATAAGCATATGAGTAAGCTCATCGAGCTTCTCAATGAGCGTGGTCTGAGTCTTGCGTGGGCCAAATATGTTGCTGATGATCCAGAACAAATCACCGCCACACTCAAGGCTAGCTTTGCAAATGGAGATGTGGTGTTTAGTACAGGCGGTATCGGTGCGACCCCAGATGACCACACTCGTCAATGCGCAGCTTTGGCATTAGGTACAAAAATTGAATTGCATCCAACTGCGCGAGAACTTATTGCCGGCAGAATTCAGTCGATGGCTGAGGGTGATCCGATTAAGTCAGACCTCAGCACCCCAGAAAATCAACATCGCTTCAAGATGGGAGAGTTCCCAATTGGCAGTGAAATTATTCCAAATCCCTATAACCAAATTCCGGGCTTCCGAATTCAGGAGCATCACTTTGTTCCCGGCTTTCCCGTGATGGCTGCGCCGATGATGGCCTGGTGTTTGGATACGCACTATAAGGATCTCTTTCATCAAGAGAACTGGGCTGAGCAGAGCTTTATCGTTCCCAAGGGCATCGAATCGACTTTGACCCCATTAATGGAGCGCATAGAAGCGAATTTTCCTGGGGTTAAGGTCTTTAGCCTGCCATCGGTAGGCGATGCCACAAGGGGTGGCGTGTACGCCCAGCGCCATATAGAGCTGGGCATCAAAGGTAATGCCAACCTTTTGGAAAGTGCTTGGATTGCATTAAGAGCTGGCACCCAAGAGCTGGGCTACGAAATCCACGATATCAGCTAA
- the xth gene encoding exodeoxyribonuclease III — protein MTDSVRIAAWNVNSLKVRIPQVLRWLQDQEKKKQPIDALCLQELKLTDDKYPHKELEDTGYLSLAAGQKTYNGVAIIVRKAALAPIASDAATSFLKPIRNLPNFEDEQQRILAATIPFAGTQPMRLVSAYFPNGQSPDSDKFVYKLSWLKALQTWLAEELQQNSRLALLGDFNIAPIDADVHDPSKWIGQNLVSPEERQAFQQLVELGLTDSFRMFEQPPKTFSWWDYRMMGFRRNAGMRIDHILLSEALKEKCTASVVDKEPRTWEQPSDHAPVIATIKKV, from the coding sequence ATGACTGATTCAGTTCGTATAGCTGCATGGAATGTGAACTCTTTGAAAGTTCGCATTCCACAAGTCCTGCGTTGGTTGCAGGACCAGGAAAAAAAGAAGCAGCCTATTGATGCATTGTGTTTGCAGGAACTCAAACTCACGGATGACAAGTATCCGCACAAAGAGCTTGAGGATACTGGTTACCTGAGCTTGGCTGCAGGTCAAAAAACCTATAACGGAGTTGCCATCATTGTGCGCAAGGCGGCGCTAGCGCCGATTGCATCTGATGCAGCAACCAGCTTTCTAAAGCCCATCAGAAATCTTCCAAACTTTGAAGATGAGCAACAGAGAATTTTGGCTGCCACGATTCCCTTTGCGGGAACCCAGCCAATGAGGTTGGTCTCTGCATATTTCCCAAACGGACAATCACCCGATAGTGACAAATTTGTATATAAGCTCAGCTGGCTTAAGGCCTTACAAACCTGGCTGGCTGAAGAGCTTCAGCAAAACTCGCGTTTAGCTTTGCTGGGTGACTTCAATATTGCTCCAATAGATGCGGATGTGCATGATCCCTCTAAGTGGATTGGGCAGAACTTAGTTTCTCCAGAAGAGCGCCAAGCATTCCAACAATTGGTGGAGTTAGGCTTAACAGACTCCTTCAGGATGTTTGAGCAGCCACCAAAAACCTTTAGTTGGTGGGACTATCGCATGATGGGTTTCAGAAGAAATGCAGGTATGCGTATCGACCACATCCTTCTCAGTGAAGCACTTAAAGAAAAATGCACCGCGAGCGTGGTCGATAAAGAACCCAGAACCTGGGAGCAGCCTTCTGACCATGCTCCTGTAATCGCAACGATTAAAAAAGTATAG